The following is a genomic window from Salmo salar chromosome ssa23, Ssal_v3.1, whole genome shotgun sequence.
TGGGTGATACGTaatcagttgtataactgaatgcattcaactgaaatgtcttccagatttaacccaacccctctgaatcaggggggggggggctgccataattgaCATCCACATCAtcgggaacagtgggttagctgccttACTCAGGGGCagtacgacagatttttaccttgtcagctcagggattcgatccagaaacCTTTTGGTACAACACTATATACAATGTTTGTGCACAATTTCGACTTGAAATATCAAAGGGACTCGTTTCGTGGAACCACCCGTATTATGGCACTTTGTttcattgttttttgttgtttttcttttttggGTAGCTGCTTGTGTGACACTAAATCTTCCCTTTTGGAATCGATCAATCAATGAAAACATTCTCCCTTGTGTTGTAGAAGCTGAGAGGAAGACACCACTGATGCCCCCTGTTCCAACACCTCGTACCTTCCCCAGCACCTCGACAGATACCCCTGACGCCAGGTTGAGACGCCTCGCTGTAAATTCTGTCCCACTAGACATTGTGGCTCAGAGTAGGTCAACCGTTTTGGTTCTGTCTTTTCATTTAGAAGAGTTCCAACCGTCTGCAATATGATTATAATAAGTAATTGCTCAGGGAACTTAAACCCCTAAATGCTGGTTTCTTGACACTCTTGTCTTCCTTTCAGCCATATCTGAGGAGCTGAAACTGAAGTTGAAGAGGTTGGCGCATCAACAGTGACCTCTCCTGGCAGCTATTCCATCTGCAGGTGAAAAGACCAACTACAACAATGGCCTCGCAACAAATTGGGAACATTCCCTCAACTCCCTACTACTGCCCTAAAGCTTGATTAAAATTGGTACTACTGGGGCGGGTTAAGTACTGTCGCTTATATGTGAATTACAGTTCAAAGCATGTCGGATGGGTGTCGGATGCTGTTGGGTCAAATTCTCTCAGAGAATCTGTCTGTAGTCCcatttatacctggtgctaacatgcaCCCTTTGTCCTGTTCTTGCCCACATTTTTAGACTGGTGTAGATGATTAAAAGACACATTGTAGTCAGGCACACATTGTCTGGATATCAATCAAGTGTAAACAGATCTGGATGATCAAACAATTTAAATAATCATTATACCATCTTCTAGTGTCATTGACAGTTAGAACCTTTGTCTTAAAATGAATACATTcatattattttgaaagaatatctgTCACATTTGCATACAGGGAGGCACCAGGTAATCTGGTCACATTTAATACAATGTGTAAACACGACAAACCTTGATCAGATagtgattggatcatataacgCACAAGGTGTAAACAAAGCTAATGTCTCTAATAGACAGACCGACATGGGCTGTGTTTCCCTCCCAGTCTGGCCGCATCCTACCCCGGGCCTCTGCCGAGCTCGCTGTCAGCTCAGACTCTCAGAAGATGAATGCCTTATCGATTCCTCCTTCCTGAATCGTTTCATCCAAACCGCACACTAGCAAATTAAGACTGTAAATCGCCATGTAAATGTCACATTATCCACACCATGTATTTTTGTTTCTATAATCCAATAGGCCTACAGTATCAAATATTTGTCTATACCGGTCAGTGTTGTTGGCTCTTGTTAAGTTTTGTCTAATGATATAATACTACAATCTTTACTGGGAGTATTATATTTGTCTCTCAGTTCTGTCGAAAAGTAATGAAGCCAATGTGTCTTTTGAATGTGTCCTGATTGAAATAAAATGAATCACAAGGATTATATCCTGTCTATATTCTTGTGAGAACAAAATGTATCTGATcttttgaaatgttcttgtcctCAATGTACACAATGAGAGACACAGGGCTGTCTTACTGCTTTATTAAACTCAGTGTGACAGATGCATACTGTAGTGGAAAAATGAAAGGGACATATTTACATTGTGGAATTTGTTCACCCATGAAATAAAGTAAAGAAATTGTGTTAAAGCATTGCAGGTTATATTCATATGATGCATACCATCAACATGACAAGAACGTAAGACTGTATTTAAAATAACAGCACTGAGTTTAGACATCAGGTGACATGAATAAGGAATGGTGTTAACATTTAACTAAACACTTTCAGCAATATCTCTTTCTTATCCAGGGAGTCCCACCCAGCTCATTAAATGGCTTATCTTCTCACTGCAGGTGATTTTAAACGGTGACAAGTTAGGGACACACACAACAGTACATTTCAAACCTACACACACATATTCAGACCCATGCTCCCCCCATACAAACACTTCTACAAAACAATCAGGTGTACTATGTCTCCACTGGTCCCCAGACAGCTGCTGGCAATGTAGAATTCAATACATTCCTAGTGTTTATATATTGATTATAAGCATGTCATTTTGCTACAAAGTTATTTGGGTTATACAGATAAATGAGGTGTTTCTGTACTGAGGAGCAACTAGCTAAATTATAGGCAGAGGAATCTGAACATTCAGTATGTATTAATGACTACTGTACTACAACCAAGTTATATGGACTATTTGTTTCTCGTTGCATTGGGGTTTTTGACTGTTGCATTTAAATATAAACATGTGCCTAGCTCCTAATATACTGGTAACTAGGCTATTGTCATTTTGCCtttaattatggatatgaattaAATGACTGATTCAGTTCTGCCTAAGTGAGTATACTGATGAGGGCACCTCTCTGGAAGGCACAGGGAGTGTAATGAGCTGACTTGGATGAGGCAGAGTAGAACCATCaccccaggcaggcaggcaggcatggtGTGTATGGTGGTGTTGGGATGAGCAGTGGGCAGCGCTGGGCCAGTTTGAGCTCCTAGCACCACACAGCCTCAGTGGGGTAAAGTTCTGCTGTGGCCTGGATGGGTCTAGGTGAGGCTGGCGTTGGAGCTGCTGGTACCACTGTTCTTCCTCTGGCCACTCTGCACCACACTGGGCACCTGCAGACCCGTCTGCACCGAGAAACTCCCATTCCACACCTGCAGGGGTTCGACAGAACACAAACTTAACATATAAGGTGTGTTTTCTCGAAGACAGTGGCCTAATTTCTTTCTGCTGTGACTTGCCTAGAGATAGTGACCCACAAAGTAAACAAAATCAAAGTTTCTCACCGAGAAGGCTGGTATGACAGGCTGAGTGAACTTGGTTCTAAAGGTGTGCATCAGCGTCTTGGTTCTGGCGTTGTAGAAGGACAGTGCACCTGGATGGAGAGAAATGTAACTCTAAGGCAGCTAAGGATTTGATGCAGTAGCATAGCTACATAACACAGTGCAGACAGGCTCAAGTGAACATGCTCATTTGATTACATTACCTAACCCAATCCTTAATCCAGACCTATTTAATCCTATTTAATGAAGATTGATTTGTACTTAAGACCACTCTGTACTGTTTGTCAGTCTCGGTTAAGTGGTCCCCCTGACTGGATGTGGAAAAGCTGCTCCAGTATAAGGTGGAGAGGAGATATATTTGAGGTGTCTCTGGGGGTCTGTCTCACCCTCCTCGTAGTTGCAGTAGACCCCTATGCGGTCCGGGATGGGACAGTCCAGGGTGCGGGCCTTGTTGTTGTGCTTGGCTGTGAGGCTCTGGTGCAGCCAGTTGTTCAGGTGGATGCACCACGAGGCGTTgctcttccccagctggtcaaaGCGGCCCAGGTTCCGCAGGGCCAAGCCCACAGCGAACGCCTTGCTCTCCTTATCGAAACGCACCTCCCAGTACTGCTGGCCTGCGTCGATAAAGGTGTCTCCCAGTACAGTGTAGGACTCAGCTGTGAATCGGTCTCTGCCGACCCGAGCAGACGGCACTCTCTTCGGTGAATTCATGGCCGTcctaggagaggagaagagggagagtcaGAGGATGCCAAAGCTTAACCTCAACTTTCATGCACAAAGGATATGGCAGAAAGTGTTTCTGACCTGGCTGGGGAGTGCATGGGAGATTGGTTGGTTCTGTTCTTGTCCTTGCGGATGTCCTGGACGACCTTCCCCCCACAGCTGTCCCACTCCACACTGAGGTCCTCCACCTTCAGGTTCTGATGGGACGAGCCTGCATCCAGCTTGAACAGGAACGCTGCAGgtaggagtggaggggtggcgaGATAGAGACATGCTTTATGTTGATGTGCTGACTCATTGATTCTTATCACATCAGAAGACATTTAGGACAAAAAAGATAGTGTGCATGCATTCTCCCTCCTGAGTGGAGGACAATGTCCAGTTCACCCACCATGTGTCTCCAGTGTTACAAGCTCAGAGAACTCTCCTGCCACAGCCTTGTTACACGCCTTCACACGGAAGGTCATGTAACGTGTGTCGAAGCGAAGCCCTGAAATCACAAAGGGTACTTGATAATCACAATTTAAGTAAACGTATTACTCCTAGGCTACTGCATCTAAAGACAGGCCCTCCTCTTACTAGTTAACCcaagccataaccctaaccctagtttcatgtccacatccccggctcaaccctaaccctagctttaaCTCTAACTATAACCCGTAGCCTGACACACTTACCTGTAAGGGTGTACTCTGTCTCTCGAATGCCCTCCACCACCATCCAGGGGTAGTCCTCCCGGGCGCGGGGCGGCCCCTCGTAGTTGGTGCGGCGATGCTCCAGGTCATAGTGATCTATCTTGGTGTCAGGCTCCGGCAGAGCCCACTGTACTGTCACCGTGTTGTCAcagacctggcactctgacacCAGAATCTCTGGGGTGGCAGGTACTGGGGAGAGAAATTGGGGCTTACGTTCTTCATACTGAGAGGGCTAGGTTTGGTCAACATGGGTGGTACCAAAAAGACATTGTCACAACAGTTAATTGAAATATAAGTTCAGTAGAGAATGTTGTAAGCACAGAGATAAGAATGAATAGAATGAGCTTGGAACCTCTAACattggcaatttgactggtaaactcatgggtacactcatGATGCAATAGTTTCCATgttaatgtagaatgttcattcaaattatGCTGACTTATGTGGCTCATACAATGGAATGCATTTTTTGTAATGACATTTGAGTTGATTCAACAAGTCACAGCACAGATGGCTGgttacacttcctgcttttacttcctgctttgctccaATGGGTAAACTCGTAATGGccaccagtccacccattatacCATTATTGACTTGAATGGAGACGACGCCCATTCTATTCATTCTTATTTCTTTGGTTGTAAGAGCATTGTCCATTGCTGTTATTAAAGAGGAACCAATAGACAGACATAATGGGTCCCAGACTGACCTGGGAGGAACTTGATTGCCTGCAGCATCTCCCGCTCTTGGGTGAAGTCCACCATCATGTGACTCATGCTGTCACTGGCTTTGGCTTTCAGCGACAAACGGAAGGCAGGGGCCATTGTCACACTGCTCTCCCCCAAACAAAGACACACAGAGTGAGACATGTCTCATTATTCAACCCACTGAAGGACTGACAGGACACAGTGAGTGTTGTACTGGAATACTACTGTAACTAGTAATTACTTTACACAGAGCTATAATAACATACTAACTATTTTTCTAAAGTACCACACAAAAACATATTTGTGAATCATGAATAGACACACACGAAACGTCCAAAACTAAAGTGACACAGCAAGAGAGGGGATAGATTGGAGCATGTGCCATGAGGGACTGACACATGTTTGGGACAGAGAGGGCAGGTGAGGTGAGCAAGAAGACTACAGAGTGGTGATTAAAAGGGTGTGCTACAGCGTGATTGTATGTCATCTATATTTTGTTGGAATGTGTGTGGGTGAGCAGATGGTTAGTGAGTTAAGAAGATACTTTGAGAAATGGAGAGCAATGTACTATACCTATCCTTAATGTCTTTGGCCGCCTGGAGAGAAGCAGACAGGGAAAGCAAAAGGGAAAGGAGGGGAGATATGGACCGAGAGAGAACTCAGTTGCAGCCACATCCTTACAATTGAAAACATTACATTTGTGTTACACAGTAAACATACATCACAACGAACCACATCAGATCAACATACTGTACTGcttagtgacctgctttttaaattatatgaacaaaacatattctattttatttggaacggcaagccagataaaattaaaagggcctatttatataacgaatatgaattcggagggcagaaatgattaaatattaaagcattagacctctcactaaaggcatcagtcatacaaaagttatacttaaatccaaactggttttctagtaaattggtacggatgtctcatcctatgttcaggaagggcctttttccctttattcagattacacctgcccactttcggttgtttgaaaaggaaataatctccaaaatatctttatttttttaaacaagccttagaaagttggttgcaatttcagtttaatccacctgaaaagacagaacaaataatacaacaaatattgtggttaaattcaaatatagtaattgattaaaaaaaaaactgtatttttcaaagaaatgtttaaaaaaggtataattttagtgaatgatattataaataggactggtggagtgatgtcacacatgcagctaacacagacatatggaaatgtctgctctacccaaaattacaaccaattaattgcagcattaccacaaaaatggaagaggcaagtagaatgggaaaaaagtaaggaacttgtatgtcggccctgtattaaagaacataaatggttaaagaaaagtgtgataaataaaaacatataccaatttaatttaaggaccaaaaaactgacagctgtgccatataaattgcaaaatagttgggaagagattttcgatgtacccattccatggcacatggtttatgaattgatacgcaaaacaacgccggattcaaaacttctaatttttcaatttaaattactatacaaaattcttgcaactaatagaatgttatatatatgggggatacaatcttcccagctctgcagattctgctgtgaggaggccgagtcattagatcatttattttggtattgtccatatgtagctcgtttttgatcacaggtccaggaatggctaagagattgcaacatttgcctagaactaacgctgcagatagcaatactaggtgatttgaaaagccatagtcaatcaatcaataatataataattattttagcaaaaatgtttatttttaatttacaatctgtagaagctatgagaatagaaaggttcaattgttttgtgaagcatcacagcacagttgaaaaatatatggcaaatagaaatccgaaatggatgatgttgagagatagatgggaggggttgaatggagctgaagggtgggactaataacaagataaacaatgtaaaacatacggggtctgtaaaatgtatataggttcagaacttttgtgaaatagcacagttacaaatagaaatcaaactggatggacatcataaatagaggaaggactaaaaacaaagaaaaaataactattgtaaaatagactgtctgtaaaatgtgtataagattaataaattgaaggtaaaagccgaagtgtttattagtttacttcaattgggggatcggtggtagggtttgcggggaataataagaaaggtatattctttaaaaaagtatgcatgtctatataggtatgtgtatgtatatatgtgtatatgtatgcatgcatgtatggatatatatatttaccaaaaaaatatatgggggattggaaatgatgcagacaattacattgatggaagcaatattctttccataatattaagctgatccacccctacattttttatttatttttattaaaatatatttttttaataaaaaaataataataataataataaaaaaacatactGTACTGCTTTACAATAAAGGTACATAAAGATAAGAAACAGATAGTaactgtgtagctcagttggtaaagcctGGCGCTTGCCATGTTTCCTAAAGGGGACCAGTCTGtaaaagtacaaaaatgtatgcactcactactgtaattcaGTTTGgataaagcgtctgctaaatgactaaaatgtcaaatgtataaCAACAGTCATGCCACTAAAATCATTATGGATATCCTCAAGCAAAATGCCAATGGCATTATTGCATAAGATATGGAAATGAAATAAGCTAGGTTGTAGAAGCTTTTCATCCAGCCGTTACCTGAGTGAAGTCGTCTGCTTCCGAGGAGCAGAGAGTCTGATTGGCTACCTCCAAAAGCTCCTCAGAGCTCTCCAGGGCTTTGGAGCACGCACTCAGCTGactctgaaagagagagagaaccagagagagagagagagagagagagaaccagagagagagagagagagagagagagagaaccagagagagagagagaaccagagagagagagagaaccagagagagaaaaccagagagaaccagagagagaaccagagagagagagaaccagagagaaccagagagagaaccagagagagacagaaccagagacagagagaacgagagagaaccagagagagagaaccagagagagaaacacagagagagagagagagaaccagagagagagaaccagagagagaaacagagagagagagagagaaccagagagagaaacacagagagagagagagaaccagagagagaaacagagagagagagagaaccagagagagaaccagagagagaaaaccagagagagaaccagagagagagagaaccagagagaaccagagagagaaccagagagagaaccagagagagagagaaccagagagaaccagagagagaaccagagagagagagaaccagagagagaaccagagagagagagaacgagagagaaccagagagagagaaccagagagagaaacacagagagagagagagaaccagagagagaaacagagagagagaaagaaccagagagagagaaccagagagagagagagaaccagagagagaaccagagagagaaaaccagagagagaaaaccagagagagaaaagcagagagagaaaagcagagagagaaaaccagagagagaaaaccagagagagaaaaccagagagagaaaaccagagagagaaaaccagagagagaaaaccagagagagaaaaccagagagagaaaaccagagagaaaaccagagagagaaaagcagagagagaaaagcagagagagaaaacCAGAGAGAGAAAACCAGAGAGAGAAAACCAGAGAGAGAAAACCAGAGAGAAAACCAGAGAGAGAAAACCAGAGAGAAAACCAGAGAGAGAAAACCAGAGAGAAAACCAGAGAGAGAAAACCAGAGAGAGAAAACCAGAGAGAAAACCAGAGAGGGAGATGACCATATTATGTATGATTTTATTagacacacatttccctcagattacatagACCCACAAACAATTAGAaagcaaatccaattttgatgaactcccatatctattgggtgaaatacctgtGTGAaaacacagcagcaagatgtgtgacctggggcaaccagtgaagaacaaacaccattgtaaatacaacccatatttatttattttcccttttttactTTAACTACTTGCCCATtgatacaacactgtatatagacataacatgacatttgaaatgtctttattcttttggaacttatgtgagtgtaatatttaatgttcactttttattgtttatttcacttttgtttatccatttcacttgctttgtcaatgtaaacatatgtttcccatgccaataaagccccttgaattgaattgagagagaaccagagagaaagacagagagagagagagaaggatatattTAATCACAGTCCAGACAATGTTTCCTTCTAATGTAACAAATGTTTTCTTTACTGTGTCATTGAGGTTTCTTTCCATCACAGGAAAAGTTATTTGAGTTGAATTGCCATGAGCcacttttaaaaaatatatgttttattaaCCTACTGTAATTGGCTGTTCAGTATATCACTTTGGTTTCTACACTTCCCACTCACATAATGAAGCACAGATGGATGCAGTGTAGTTATGTTATTAAGATGCAATGTAGTTATGTAAAGCTGCCCATGCCGTTGCTTTGTCTGACTGATTGGCTAACTGACACTCAGATACTGAGAGGTAAACAGGATTATACAGTACACAGACACAATAATCCTCTAGGAATACTAACGTTGCAgaccccaacacacacagcctttcaTACTGTAGCAACATTTCTAAGCAACACTGAATCAGTGTGCACATGTCTTTATTCACAAAAAGTTATCCCGATTCTAAACCTGAGAATGAGTCATGCTAAACTGATCATAAGTCGATCCTATGTTCGGATAGCCTGGGAAGTCATAAAAACAAACTGTTTCAATGTTGAATGTTAATGACTGAAATCTTAAAAGATCAAGAAATGCAAAGCAAAAGCCTGTAAAATCCTTATCCAGTAAAAGCAAAATAAAGATGAACTGACCTGTAGCTCATAGGTGCGGCTGGCCCTCTCCTGTTTGATTCTGGTGACCATGCTGTCTTTCAGCTCATCCAGTACTGAGTGGAGGGAGCTGAACTCTGTCTCCAGGTCCTCCTGGACACGGCTGGAGTTCCCCTGCAGGGGCCAATAGGGAAGGAATCAGTTCACTGATAGACTCTCTGACCATCCAGTCAGACATACTAGTACGGCATGTGCACTATGCCAAGTTCATAAAACCATTGTGTCGCACACATGCTGCACCCTAGCTTCAGACTGTAACCTAATGTCAGACCAGCCCAGATGGTGTGTACAGTACCTCCAGGTTCTCCAGGCTCTGTTTCAGACAGCAGATGAAGTTTGTGATCTCATCATTCTTCAGGGCCAGGGTAGTGGTGATCTTACGCAGTGATTCCTGCAGAATGTAACACAAAGTTAAAAGTAGCCAAGCATCTGCCTAAGAATAATCTGTATCGCATTTGGACACTGGAACAAGTTCTCAATTATAGAATAGGAAACAGTAGAATATTTCATGAA
Proteins encoded in this region:
- the LOC106584394 gene encoding fibronectin type III and SPRY domain-containing protein 1 isoform X1, whose translation is MSSKMEGSREEESLRKITTTLALKNDEITNFICCLKQSLENLEGNSSRVQEDLETEFSSLHSVLDELKDSMVTRIKQERASRTYELQSQLSACSKALESSEELLEVANQTLCSSEADDFTQAAKDIKDSVTMAPAFRLSLKAKASDSMSHMMVDFTQEREMLQAIKFLPVPATPEILVSECQVCDNTVTVQWALPEPDTKIDHYDLEHRRTNYEGPPRAREDYPWMVVEGIRETEYTLTGLRFDTRYMTFRVKACNKAVAGEFSELVTLETHAFLFKLDAGSSHQNLKVEDLSVEWDSCGGKVVQDIRKDKNRTNQSPMHSPARTAMNSPKRVPSARVGRDRFTAESYTVLGDTFIDAGQQYWEVRFDKESKAFAVGLALRNLGRFDQLGKSNASWCIHLNNWLHQSLTAKHNNKARTLDCPIPDRIGVYCNYEEGALSFYNARTKTLMHTFRTKFTQPVIPAFSVWNGSFSVQTGLQVPSVVQSGQRKNSGTSSSNASLT
- the LOC106584394 gene encoding fibronectin type III and SPRY domain-containing protein 1 isoform X2; this encodes MGDQKESLRKITTTLALKNDEITNFICCLKQSLENLEGNSSRVQEDLETEFSSLHSVLDELKDSMVTRIKQERASRTYELQSQLSACSKALESSEELLEVANQTLCSSEADDFTQAAKDIKDSVTMAPAFRLSLKAKASDSMSHMMVDFTQEREMLQAIKFLPVPATPEILVSECQVCDNTVTVQWALPEPDTKIDHYDLEHRRTNYEGPPRAREDYPWMVVEGIRETEYTLTGLRFDTRYMTFRVKACNKAVAGEFSELVTLETHAFLFKLDAGSSHQNLKVEDLSVEWDSCGGKVVQDIRKDKNRTNQSPMHSPARTAMNSPKRVPSARVGRDRFTAESYTVLGDTFIDAGQQYWEVRFDKESKAFAVGLALRNLGRFDQLGKSNASWCIHLNNWLHQSLTAKHNNKARTLDCPIPDRIGVYCNYEEGALSFYNARTKTLMHTFRTKFTQPVIPAFSVWNGSFSVQTGLQVPSVVQSGQRKNSGTSSSNASLT